Proteins found in one Tamandua tetradactyla isolate mTamTet1 chromosome 3, mTamTet1.pri, whole genome shotgun sequence genomic segment:
- the LOC143675536 gene encoding liprin-beta-1-like, translated as MGIIPFQVGLLDEVTSEDRKIEDLRQCLSRYKKMQDTVILAQGKDGEYEDLPNSSSISTILDVQGFSDLEKSPSPTPVMGSPSHDPFNTNVTEEFHTNILQVSIPAILPASKGMEISEKAILPPKPETTFEENDEKIIIGAAVETQLCDNLLTSSLPKSSSLSNLKKETADGEKEPIKKPTENKVPAESSTFGSLPTKAPGHDVSMDENPFGTRKARASFGRGFFKIKSSKRTASAPNLAETEKEVAEHLDLAGVSSQQKDSQGSSPFQISPPSPDSKKKSRGIMKLFGKLRRSQSTTFNPDDMSEPEFKRGGTRATAGPRLGWSRDLGQSNSDLDMPFAKWTKEQVCNWLMEQGLGSYLNSGKHWIASGQTLLQASQQDLEKELGIKHSLHRKKLQLALQALGSEEETNHGKLDFNWVTRWLDDIGLPQYKTQFDEGRVDGRMLHYMTVDDLLSLKVVSVLHHLSIKRAIQVLRINNFEPNCLRRRPSDENSITPSEVQQWTNHRVMEWLRSVDLAEYAPNLRGSGVHGGLMVLEPRFNVETMAQLLNIPPNKTLLRRHLATHFNLLIGAEAQHQKRDAMELPDYVLLTATAKVKPKKLTFSNFGNLRKKKQEDGEEYVCPMELGQASGSTTKKGFKPGVDMHLYDDDDLDRLEQMEDSEGTVRQIGAFSEGINNLTHMLKEDDMFKDFAARSPSASITDEDSNV; from the exons ATGGGTATAATCCCATTTCAAGTAGGActtttggatgaggttacttcag AGGATCGGAAAATAGAAGATCTTCGACAGTGCCTGAGCAGATACAAGAAAATGCAAGACACAGTCATACTGGCTCAAGGTAAAGATGGTGAATATGAAGATCTGCCCAATTCTAGTTCCATCTCCACTATTTTGGATGTCCAGGGCTTTAGTGATCTGGAGAAAAGTCCATCGCCTACTCCAGTAATGGGATCTCCCAGTCATGACCCATTTAACACAAATGTTACAGAAGAGTTCCACACCAACATATTACAAGTTTCAATCCCTGCAATATTGCCAGCATCTAAAGGCATGGAGATTTCTGAAAAAGCAATATTGCCTCCTAAACCAGAGACTACATTTGAAgagaatgatgaaaaaataatcaTTGGTGCAGCTGTTGAAACCCAGCTATGTGATAATCTTTTAACTTCAAGTCTGCCAAAGTCCAGCAGCCTCAGCAATCTGAAGAAGGAGACAGCAGATGGGGAAAAGGAGCCTATAAAGAAGCCTACAGAGAATAAAGTTCCAGCAGAAAGCAGCACGTTTGGGAGCCTCCCCACCAAAGCTCCAGGACATGATGTCTCTATGGATGAAAACCCCTTTGGCACTCGAAAAGCCAGAGCTTCCTTTGGCCGgggcttttttaaaataaaaagtagcaaGAGGACAGCAAGCGCACCAAACTTAGCTGAAACAGAAAAGGAGGTAGCAGAGCACCTAGATCTGGCTGGTGTATCTTCTCAGCAAAAAGATTCACAAGGGAGTAGTCCCTTCCAGATATCTCCACCATCTCCAGATTCCAAAAAGAAATCCAGAGGCATCATGAAACTCTTTGGAAAACTTAGGAGAAGTCAATCAACCACATTCAACCCAGATGACATGTCTGAGCCTGAATTCAAAAGAGGAGGGACACGGGCAACTGCAGGACCCCGGTTGGGTTGGTCTCGAGATTTAGGACAATCTAACAGTGACTTGGATATGCCATTTGCCAAATGGACCAAGGAGCAGGTTTGCAATTGGCTTATGGAGCAGGGCTTGGGGTCCTACCTGAATTCTGGCAAGCACTGGATTGCATCTGGCCAAACGCTTTTGCAGGCTTCTCAGCAAGATCTAGAGAAGGAACTTGGAATTAAGCATTCACTTCATCGAAAGAAACTCCAGCTGGCACTACAAGCCCTGGGATCCGAAGAAGAAACTAATCATGGAAAACTGGATTTCAACTGGGTCACTAGATGGTTGGATGATATTGGCCTCCCCCAGTATAAGACTCAGTTTGATGAAGGACGGGTAGATGGCCGCATGCTCCATTACATGACTGTTGATGACTTACTATCTTTGAAGGTTGTGAGTGTGCTACACCATCTTAGTATCAAAAGGGCCATCCAGGTCCTGAGGATAAATAACTTTGAGCCAAACTGTCTGCGGAGGCGGCCATCTGATGAGAATAGCATCACCCCGTCCGAGGTTCAGCAGTGGACCAATCATCGAGTGATGGAGTGGCTGCGCTCTGTGGACTTGGCAGAATATGCCCCCAATCTCAGAGGCAGTGGTGTCCATGGTGGGCTTATGGTTCTAGAACCTCGTTTTAATGTAGAAACAATGGCTCAGTTATTGAACATCCCACCAAATAAGACCTTGTTGCGAAGACATTTGGCCACTCATTTTAACCTTCTGATTGGTGCTGAGGCCCAACACCAGAAGCGTGATGCCATGGAGTTACCAGATTATGTACTCCTAACAGCCACTGCCAAAGTGAAGCCAAAGAAACTTACCTTCAGCAATTTTGGGAATCTGAGAAAGAAGAAGCAGGAAGATGGGGAAGAATATGTTTGTCCAATGGAATTGGGACAGGCATCAGGAAGTACAACCAAGAAAGGATTTAAACCTGGTGTGGACATGCACCtgtatgatgatgatgatttggATCGGTTAGAGCAGATGGAAGATTCAGAAGGGACGGTGAGACAGATAGGTGCATTCTCTGAAGGCATCAACAATCTAACACACATGTTAAAGGAAGATGACATGTTTAAAGATTTTGCTGCCCGTTCCCCGAGTGCCAGCATTACAGATGAAGACTCCAACGTTTGA